Proteins from a genomic interval of Yoonia sp. GPGPB17:
- a CDS encoding type II toxin-antitoxin system RelE/ParE family toxin, with product MSSPYLLSPMAEADLADIWIYTARDWSAEQAEHYTNYIINVFEEIALDHKTGITVDFREGYRKVFVGHHAIYFKRHGEFITTIRVLHQSMDVERHLSSR from the coding sequence ATGTCGTCACCCTATTTGCTTTCGCCGATGGCGGAAGCAGACCTCGCGGACATCTGGATATACACCGCGCGTGATTGGTCAGCCGAGCAGGCAGAGCACTACACCAACTACATCATCAATGTTTTTGAGGAAATTGCGCTAGATCACAAGACAGGAATAACGGTCGATTTCCGCGAGGGATACCGCAAAGTATTCGTTGGCCATCATGCCATCTACTTCAAACGCCATGGTGAATTCATCACAACCATAAGGGTTCTTCATCAAAGCATGGATGTTGAGCGGCATCTCTCGTCACGTTGA
- a CDS encoding type II toxin-antitoxin system ParD family antitoxin: MAKNTSMSLGDHFAGFIETQVSNGRYGSASDVVRAGLRLLEEHEAKVQALKDALVAGENSGEPHFFDRDAFQTRMRQKNTS, translated from the coding sequence ATGGCAAAAAATACTTCGATGTCCCTGGGGGACCATTTCGCAGGTTTCATTGAGACGCAGGTCAGCAATGGGCGCTACGGATCGGCGAGCGACGTTGTTCGGGCTGGTCTTAGGCTTCTCGAGGAGCATGAAGCAAAAGTTCAGGCACTGAAGGACGCCTTGGTGGCCGGTGAGAACTCGGGAGAGCCGCATTTCTTTGACCGTGACGCCTTTCAAACGCGTATGCGTCAGAAGAACACGAGCTGA
- a CDS encoding Hint domain-containing protein — protein sequence MSNNDTTTVDSDPSAITTAGFNLTLQEEEAEDGVHGAETIGWIAIQAGGDATSGTASVSGDTVTQTVSTFGLGATFTDSVVLAETQTLDGPDTATVSITGQTDSTVGVFIDEEQSNDGETGHTTEVVGIIAFEDGLIPCLTAGTLMTGSTGDRSAEEYAVGDPVLTVEHGLQKICWIGRRRYSSSELKENPNMRPVRIVKGALGNGLPERDLLVSRQHRMLVRSKIALRMFGNSEVLVSAIKLTALPGIYVDESVDTVEYFHFLFQEHELIYAEGTPTESLFTGPEALRALSLDARDEILTIFPEISTRNHAPKAARYIPTGKLQRKLIARHVNNKKPLLTN from the coding sequence ATGTCGAACAACGATACAACAACAGTCGATAGCGACCCTTCAGCCATCACGACGGCAGGTTTTAATCTTACACTACAAGAGGAAGAGGCGGAGGACGGCGTACATGGCGCTGAAACTATTGGATGGATCGCTATTCAAGCGGGTGGAGATGCAACAAGTGGCACAGCAAGCGTTTCGGGCGATACCGTCACGCAGACAGTAAGTACATTCGGTTTGGGTGCGACGTTTACGGATAGCGTAGTTCTAGCTGAAACCCAAACACTCGATGGTCCAGATACTGCAACCGTTTCTATCACAGGTCAGACTGACAGCACCGTTGGCGTCTTTATTGACGAAGAACAGTCAAATGATGGAGAGACAGGTCACACAACTGAGGTTGTCGGCATCATTGCCTTTGAAGATGGGCTGATCCCTTGCCTTACTGCGGGTACGTTGATGACCGGAAGCACAGGTGATAGGTCTGCTGAGGAATATGCGGTTGGAGATCCCGTTCTCACGGTTGAACATGGCCTTCAAAAGATATGTTGGATTGGTCGTCGTCGATACTCATCCAGTGAACTGAAGGAAAATCCAAATATGCGCCCCGTTCGCATCGTGAAGGGAGCGTTGGGCAATGGGCTGCCCGAACGAGATCTCTTGGTTTCAAGGCAACATCGGATGCTCGTGCGGTCAAAAATTGCGCTGCGGATGTTTGGAAATTCTGAAGTACTAGTTTCAGCGATTAAGTTAACCGCCCTTCCGGGGATCTATGTCGATGAGTCTGTCGACACTGTCGAGTACTTTCATTTTCTTTTCCAAGAGCATGAGCTCATCTATGCTGAAGGGACTCCAACAGAAAGCCTCTTTACAGGGCCCGAAGCCTTGAGGGCCCTTAGCCTTGATGCGAGAGATGAAATACTGACAATTTTTCCGGAGATATCAACGCGGAACCACGCACCAAAAGCAGCTCGGTATATCCCAACAGGAAAGTTGCAGCGGAAGCTAATTGCTCGGCATGTCAATAACAAGAAGCCCCTGTTGACCAACTGA
- a CDS encoding surface lipoprotein assembly modifier — MLPSTNVTRAAASRTFSTLLGDFNIDNGGDPKSGLGLTVGLGATYRLPLESGRTLQLGGQLGRTLYEDDAQRYWSGNLGADIIARRPRSTVQYGLAISRTVYDQNGPSDTDSPDAWRYTLSASHSQDLETATRSLKARLEYRDYVEQDAKDGPFLSFGATWSKPAGSRGRLQWGFGLERHFPELAYQRNLGGTVHLGYSHLLTDTFRLSGTASTTYRFYDTDFGAVDYAREDKINRLAISVADSRLRLAGAMPTFSCTYTDHMSNIALYETDYTDCSITLSFAF; from the coding sequence TTGCTCCCGAGCACAAATGTCACCAGGGCGGCGGCATCAAGAACGTTTTCAACGCTATTGGGTGACTTCAATATTGATAATGGTGGTGATCCAAAATCTGGACTTGGCCTGACTGTCGGCCTTGGCGCAACTTATCGGCTGCCGCTGGAAAGCGGGCGAACACTCCAACTGGGCGGGCAATTGGGAAGGACGCTTTACGAAGATGATGCACAGCGCTATTGGTCAGGCAACTTAGGTGCCGACATCATCGCGCGCAGACCTCGGTCCACCGTTCAATACGGGCTCGCGATCAGTCGGACGGTCTATGACCAGAACGGTCCGAGCGACACCGATAGTCCGGACGCTTGGCGATATACTCTGAGCGCAAGTCATTCTCAGGATCTTGAAACTGCAACGCGTTCCCTCAAAGCCCGTCTTGAGTACCGTGACTATGTCGAGCAGGACGCAAAAGACGGCCCCTTTCTGTCGTTTGGCGCCACTTGGTCGAAACCAGCAGGATCGCGAGGCAGGTTGCAGTGGGGTTTTGGGCTTGAACGACATTTTCCAGAGTTGGCGTATCAGCGCAATCTGGGTGGGACGGTGCATCTCGGCTACAGCCACCTACTGACAGATACTTTTCGCCTCAGCGGTACAGCCAGCACGACCTACCGTTTCTACGACACGGACTTTGGCGCTGTTGACTATGCGCGTGAAGACAAGATCAATCGTCTTGCGATTTCGGTTGCAGACTCGCGATTGCGCCTCGCCGGCGCAATGCCAACATTCTCGTGCACCTACACAGACCACATGTCCAACATCGCGCTCTATGAAACGGATTATACTGATTGTTCGATTACGCTGTCATTTGCATTTTGA
- a CDS encoding alpha/beta hydrolase has protein sequence MSMSRKGRSALQETVQAGLPTWRDHANGTLSLPDDMRVFDRFFFGAFGDCNLPVTLYGHDGRRLVHPLSPGETSPFPEHFAEFAGRANGPRFAMTEAGLVYVFDRLERWPLAPRSVAAIAVFVTRETFAASTALDLTPSEFRLVSLLLTGHDLASAAAFVDASYDTKRKQVRLILEKAGVNGQPALLREISIALSSYILDDLLRPDQRSPEVDLVRDVYGRDVVVHSISFDATRDIPVWEFGARRGQPILYFHSMLAPIMFTPDMVEELRAKNLRLLMIPRHFFRANDGAGTAQRQILKAASEIVEYFCGEPVICMGESAGCAWAAQFTRHHPEQVSEVVFVATPQAIRPEDEARVLSGSAALFSEVSTRFRQDGRVIAGLTRIYNAIARVPSLGRKSLDFMLREAPSDLASIDVAYRSLALGEWIRLIANKAARASIDEVAHLHSDWVKDLSSLTRPMRFFHGVEDTLCPIDDARAMAAGIPGTTFRSFEDAGHLVLGQKLDQILDGLFVDQNANDSVIEQSV, from the coding sequence ATGAGTATGTCGCGAAAAGGCCGTTCTGCCTTGCAAGAAACTGTCCAAGCGGGTTTACCGACCTGGCGTGATCACGCAAACGGCACGCTTTCCTTACCTGACGACATGCGGGTCTTTGACCGTTTCTTTTTCGGCGCATTTGGCGATTGCAACCTACCCGTCACGCTCTACGGACATGATGGGCGCCGGTTGGTGCACCCCCTTAGTCCCGGCGAAACCTCTCCTTTCCCTGAGCACTTCGCAGAGTTTGCTGGGCGGGCCAATGGACCGCGCTTTGCGATGACCGAGGCGGGGCTGGTCTATGTCTTTGATCGACTGGAGCGATGGCCCCTGGCCCCACGATCGGTCGCCGCTATTGCAGTCTTTGTGACGCGGGAAACATTCGCTGCATCGACGGCTTTGGACCTGACACCCAGCGAATTCAGATTGGTCAGCTTGCTGCTGACGGGCCACGACCTCGCCTCGGCTGCCGCTTTTGTTGATGCAAGCTATGACACCAAGCGCAAACAAGTTCGTCTGATTTTGGAAAAGGCTGGTGTGAACGGTCAGCCAGCCTTGCTGCGTGAAATCTCAATCGCGCTCTCATCATACATCTTAGATGATTTGTTGCGGCCTGATCAGCGCAGTCCCGAAGTTGATTTGGTACGAGACGTTTACGGTCGCGATGTTGTTGTACATTCGATCTCTTTCGACGCAACAAGAGATATCCCAGTCTGGGAGTTTGGCGCACGTCGTGGACAGCCAATCTTGTATTTTCATTCGATGCTTGCGCCCATCATGTTCACGCCAGACATGGTCGAAGAGCTTAGGGCCAAGAATCTGCGGCTATTGATGATACCCCGGCACTTTTTTCGCGCCAATGACGGTGCAGGCACCGCCCAAAGGCAAATCTTGAAGGCAGCATCAGAAATCGTAGAGTATTTTTGCGGTGAACCCGTTATCTGCATGGGCGAAAGTGCTGGGTGCGCCTGGGCCGCGCAGTTTACACGACACCATCCCGAACAAGTGAGTGAAGTCGTATTCGTTGCAACACCGCAGGCGATCCGACCCGAGGATGAAGCCCGCGTGCTTTCTGGGTCTGCCGCACTCTTTTCCGAGGTTTCAACGCGGTTCAGGCAGGATGGTCGGGTGATTGCCGGACTGACACGGATTTACAATGCGATCGCGCGCGTTCCATCGCTGGGGCGCAAATCACTGGACTTCATGCTGCGCGAAGCCCCGTCCGATCTTGCAAGCATTGATGTCGCTTACAGGTCTCTTGCGCTGGGAGAGTGGATCCGGCTGATTGCGAATAAGGCAGCACGTGCGTCAATCGACGAGGTGGCCCATTTGCATTCAGATTGGGTCAAAGATCTTTCTAGCCTGACCCGGCCGATGCGCTTCTTTCACGGGGTCGAGGATACGCTATGTCCGATTGATGACGCACGGGCGATGGCAGCGGGTATACCCGGCACAACATTTCGGTCATTTGAGGATGCAGGGCATCTGGTCCTGGGGCAAAAGCTGGATCAGATTTTGGACGGTCTTTTTGTTGATCAAAATGCAAATGACAGCGTAATCGAACAATCAGTATAA
- a CDS encoding response regulator transcription factor — MSQINADGRLIDLPDDEAKTLAAFSDVLNVGDHLSIVCPDSGHSSELAAHLTDPFSPLHRSFVLYSRRANADVAVHLLKQSLERSLVVINIHKGVSSYETLSLTPREKDVVRLAARGLRRDRMAHALGISVATIDLHCANLRHKLNARTTAEAVAKATVHRWLVG, encoded by the coding sequence GTGTCGCAAATAAACGCTGACGGTCGTTTGATTGACCTTCCTGATGACGAAGCAAAGACACTGGCTGCGTTTTCTGATGTTCTGAACGTCGGCGATCACCTGTCTATTGTGTGTCCGGACAGTGGGCACAGCTCTGAGCTTGCGGCACATTTGACTGATCCGTTTTCGCCCCTGCACAGGTCTTTTGTTCTCTATTCGCGGCGCGCGAATGCGGATGTGGCCGTTCACTTACTCAAGCAGTCTCTTGAGCGTTCACTCGTCGTTATCAACATCCATAAAGGTGTCAGTTCTTACGAAACACTCTCGCTTACACCACGAGAGAAGGATGTTGTCCGCCTGGCTGCACGCGGCCTCAGACGAGACAGAATGGCGCATGCATTGGGAATATCAGTCGCAACCATCGACCTGCACTGCGCCAACTTGCGTCATAAACTCAATGCAAGGACGACGGCTGAAGCCGTTGCAAAGGCGACGGTTCACAGGTGGTTAGTCGGCTAG
- the panB gene encoding 3-methyl-2-oxobutanoate hydroxymethyltransferase, whose protein sequence is MSATARKRSPMPDDIRAAKGGTPLVSLTAYTTPMAQMMDEHCDFVLVGDSVGMVLHGLPSTLGVTMEMMIMHGQAVARGLTTAMMVIDMPFGSYEESKEQAFRNAARLMAETGAGAVKLEGGLAMAETIAFLVARGIPVMAHIGLTPQSINTLGGYKVQGRGEARDAALADADAVAEAGAFAVVLEKVPQSLADEITARIPIPTIGIGASAGCDGQILVVDDMLGLFTAFKAKFVKRYAHLGDDAEAAIVAYAAEVRARSFPADEHVFADEAPST, encoded by the coding sequence ATGAGTGCCACCGCCAGAAAACGCAGCCCCATGCCGGATGATATCCGCGCCGCCAAAGGCGGCACACCGCTGGTCAGCCTGACCGCTTACACCACGCCGATGGCACAAATGATGGATGAACATTGCGACTTTGTGCTGGTGGGTGACAGCGTGGGGATGGTGCTGCATGGGCTGCCCTCGACCCTTGGGGTCACGATGGAGATGATGATCATGCACGGACAGGCCGTCGCGCGGGGGCTGACCACTGCGATGATGGTGATCGACATGCCATTTGGGTCGTATGAAGAGAGTAAGGAACAGGCGTTCCGCAATGCCGCCCGTTTGATGGCTGAAACCGGGGCGGGGGCTGTGAAGCTTGAAGGCGGCCTTGCGATGGCCGAGACGATAGCGTTTCTGGTCGCGCGGGGCATTCCGGTGATGGCGCATATCGGGCTGACGCCGCAGTCGATCAACACGCTGGGCGGCTATAAGGTGCAGGGGCGCGGTGAGGCGCGTGATGCGGCACTGGCGGACGCAGATGCTGTGGCCGAAGCCGGGGCCTTCGCTGTGGTGTTGGAGAAAGTGCCACAGTCCTTGGCCGATGAGATTACCGCGCGCATTCCGATCCCGACGATTGGGATTGGCGCGAGTGCGGGGTGTGACGGGCAGATACTGGTCGTTGATGACATGCTGGGCTTGTTCACCGCGTTCAAAGCCAAGTTTGTAAAGCGTTACGCCCATCTAGGGGATGATGCCGAGGCCGCAATTGTGGCTTACGCAGCCGAAGTGCGCGCGCGCAGCTTTCCGGCGGACGAACATGTTTTTGCGGATGAGGCCCCTTCGACATGA
- a CDS encoding 6,7-dimethyl-8-ribityllumazine synthase: MTLPQFAFIKANWHADIVDRALDGFLSEIPAEQVTVYDVPGAFEMPMLAQKLALTGRFNAIACAALVVDGGIYRHDFVASAVVDGLMRVGLDTQVPVLSVSLTPHQFQETDHHRAIFREHFVTKGKEAALAAKALVDLSGAETRAA; the protein is encoded by the coding sequence ATGACACTTCCCCAGTTTGCATTCATCAAGGCCAATTGGCACGCCGATATCGTGGACCGGGCGCTTGATGGATTCTTGAGTGAAATTCCCGCCGAGCAGGTGACCGTCTACGACGTGCCGGGGGCGTTTGAGATGCCGATGCTGGCGCAAAAGCTGGCTTTGACCGGACGCTTTAACGCAATTGCTTGTGCCGCGCTGGTCGTCGATGGCGGGATCTATCGGCATGATTTTGTCGCTAGTGCAGTGGTCGATGGGCTGATGCGTGTGGGTCTGGATACGCAGGTTCCCGTGCTGTCGGTCAGTCTGACACCCCATCAATTTCAGGAAACTGATCATCACCGGGCGATCTTTCGTGAACACTTTGTGACGAAGGGAAAGGAAGCGGCACTAGCGGCGAAAGCCTTGGTTGACCTGAGCGGAGCTGAGACCCGCGCCGCGTGA
- a CDS encoding GNAT family N-acetyltransferase — protein sequence MIVRLETAADHQAIYDLTRDAFAPMSFSDGSEPDMIDLMRKDGDLILSLVAEEDEIIGHVAFSPAKISNTRGVWYGLGPISVRADKQRQGIGTKLAHTGLDMLRKMGAAGCVLTGNPDVYRPMGFSNDHALTYSGLNPKFILYMTFNGTAPKGEINFAEALEEDHP from the coding sequence ATGATTGTCAGGTTGGAAACAGCGGCCGATCATCAAGCGATTTATGACCTGACGCGGGATGCATTCGCGCCGATGTCTTTCAGTGATGGCAGCGAACCCGACATGATTGATCTGATGCGCAAGGACGGTGATTTGATACTGTCTTTGGTGGCGGAAGAGGACGAGATCATCGGGCATGTTGCGTTCTCTCCGGCCAAAATCAGTAACACCAGGGGGGTGTGGTATGGGCTCGGCCCGATTTCGGTTCGGGCTGATAAGCAAAGGCAAGGGATAGGCACAAAACTCGCGCATACTGGCTTGGACATGCTGCGCAAGATGGGTGCCGCAGGATGTGTCCTGACCGGGAACCCGGATGTCTATCGCCCAATGGGTTTCTCGAACGACCACGCGCTGACCTATAGCGGCCTGAATCCCAAATTCATCCTCTACATGACCTTCAACGGCACAGCCCCCAAAGGCGAAATCAACTTCGCGGAAGCTTTGGAAGAGGATCATCCATGA
- a CDS encoding ABC transporter permease — translation MIRYALGRLTSLIISLIVASIVIFAVIEVIPGDPAAFMLGVNARPDTIAALRAEMGLDQPLITRYLDWVTGLLRGDFGQSWTYKTPVSELINDRIWVSLPLAIYALILSTLIAFPAGIYAASRRGSAGDVTIMGATQLGVAIPNFWFAMILVLIFAINLRWFSAGGFPGWSDPLRAIKSLTLPAIALALPQAAILARVMRSSLLDMLGEDFIRTARAKGLSARQALWKHAVRNALIPVLTIIGLQFSFLLAGGIIIEQVFFLPGLGRLIFQSISARDLIVVESVVMLLVFTVIMVNFLVDLAYAAVDPRLRTKA, via the coding sequence ATGATCCGCTATGCTTTGGGCCGTCTGACATCTCTCATCATCAGCCTCATCGTCGCCTCTATTGTGATCTTCGCAGTCATCGAGGTCATCCCTGGCGACCCGGCGGCCTTTATGCTTGGCGTGAACGCACGGCCAGATACCATCGCCGCGCTCCGGGCGGAGATGGGTCTCGATCAGCCACTGATCACGCGCTACTTAGACTGGGTCACGGGGCTACTACGCGGCGACTTCGGCCAATCCTGGACCTACAAAACCCCCGTATCCGAGTTGATCAACGACCGTATCTGGGTCTCTCTCCCCCTCGCAATCTATGCATTGATCTTGTCCACCCTCATTGCCTTTCCGGCTGGTATCTATGCCGCCAGCCGCAGGGGCAGCGCTGGTGATGTGACCATCATGGGGGCCACCCAACTGGGCGTCGCGATCCCGAATTTCTGGTTTGCGATGATCCTTGTGCTGATTTTCGCGATCAACCTGCGTTGGTTTTCTGCGGGCGGATTTCCGGGCTGGTCCGATCCGCTCCGGGCCATCAAGTCCCTCACCTTGCCCGCCATAGCGCTCGCCTTGCCACAAGCTGCGATCCTTGCGCGCGTCATGCGCTCCTCGCTGCTCGACATGCTGGGTGAGGACTTTATCCGCACCGCGCGCGCGAAGGGCCTCTCGGCGCGTCAAGCGCTGTGGAAACATGCGGTGCGTAACGCACTAATCCCGGTGCTAACCATCATCGGCCTACAATTCTCATTCCTGCTCGCGGGCGGTATCATCATCGAGCAAGTCTTCTTCCTGCCGGGCCTCGGCCGCCTGATTTTCCAATCGATCAGCGCACGTGACCTGATCGTTGTGGAAAGCGTGGTGATGCTGCTTGTCTTCACCGTGATCATGGTGAACTTCCTCGTCGATCTGGCCTATGCCGCCGTGGACCCGCGATTGAGGACGAAGGCATGA
- a CDS encoding ABC transporter permease translates to MSRNLIIGAILTLAFMALAAVSFIWTPADIETLNIPNKLQGPSGANLLGTDHFGRDILSMIMMGSRTSIAVALVAVGIGMALGIPLGLLAAARHGSLLDELIMRGNDLVFAFPSLVIAILITAVFGASAVNAIIAIGIFNIPVFARLTRGAALPLWERDFILAARVCGKSATRISIEHVLPNITNLMIVQGTIQFSLGILAEAALSYIGLGAQPPTASWGRMLADAQTLVSIAPHTALVPGFAILLMVLGLNLMGDGLRDWLDPRIRVART, encoded by the coding sequence ATGAGCCGCAATCTGATCATTGGCGCGATCCTGACGCTTGCCTTTATGGCGCTTGCGGCGGTTTCCTTCATCTGGACGCCCGCGGATATCGAAACCCTCAACATTCCCAACAAACTGCAAGGACCAAGCGGAGCCAACCTGCTCGGCACCGATCACTTCGGGCGCGATATCCTGTCGATGATCATGATGGGTTCGCGCACCTCAATCGCCGTCGCGCTGGTTGCTGTCGGCATCGGTATGGCGCTCGGCATCCCTTTGGGATTACTCGCGGCGGCACGTCACGGCTCACTACTGGATGAGTTGATCATGCGCGGGAACGACCTTGTCTTTGCCTTCCCCTCTCTGGTTATCGCCATCCTGATCACCGCGGTTTTCGGCGCATCTGCGGTCAACGCCATCATTGCTATCGGCATCTTCAACATCCCCGTTTTCGCGCGCCTGACACGCGGGGCAGCGTTACCGCTGTGGGAGCGCGATTTCATCCTTGCCGCCCGCGTGTGCGGCAAGTCGGCGACCCGCATATCCATCGAACATGTCCTGCCCAACATCACCAACCTGATGATCGTGCAAGGCACGATCCAGTTCTCGCTCGGCATCCTCGCCGAGGCTGCATTGTCCTACATCGGTCTTGGCGCCCAACCACCCACCGCCAGTTGGGGGCGCATGCTGGCGGACGCACAAACGCTGGTCAGCATCGCGCCGCATACCGCCCTTGTTCCGGGTTTCGCCATCCTTCTGATGGTTCTTGGCCTAAATCTGATGGGTGACGGGTTGCGCGACTGGCTCGACCCGCGCATCCGGGTGGCGCGAACATGA
- a CDS encoding ABC transporter ATP-binding protein: MSLLVINNLSLSIGDTEILHHVDFTMRAGEIVAITGESGSGKSMTALAVMGLLPRGADPKGTIVLDSTDILQTSEPDLCKMRGNTMGMVFQEPMTALNPVQTIGDQVAETILIHEKTTKAAAHKRATAMLERVGLKVAPTRYPHELSGGQRQRVVIAMAIALRPKLLIADEPTTALDVTTQARILDLLRDLVREFDMGLLIITHDLAVVADVADQIVVVQKGRVVEAGQTQHLLAHMQHPYTKALFEASAHTVSLPKASQSAPMLSVQNVNRDYAMPRQTLLGPRPSFRALHDINFQINQGERVGLVGESGCGKSTLTRAILGLEDVQGGAIRLDGEPVFTGKHPNLAVRRKMQVVFQDPYSSFNPRHRVDRLITEPFHLLEHPPTGTARDKAIAKALTDVGLSPNDAGKYIHEFSGGQRQRIAIARALMIEPELIIFDEAVSALDVSVRAQVLDLIADLCRKRPLAYLFISHDLSVVRTVTDRVMVMQAGRIVEQDKTEAVFSNPQHPYTQTLIAAAPQLPTLGMAV, from the coding sequence ATGAGCCTGCTTGTGATCAATAACCTCTCGCTATCGATTGGCGACACAGAAATCCTGCACCACGTCGACTTCACGATGCGGGCGGGCGAGATCGTCGCGATCACCGGTGAAAGCGGCTCGGGCAAATCTATGACGGCGCTTGCTGTCATGGGCTTACTGCCGCGTGGAGCGGACCCCAAGGGCACGATCGTCCTGGATAGTACCGACATTCTGCAAACGTCAGAACCAGACCTCTGCAAGATGCGCGGCAACACCATGGGCATGGTTTTCCAAGAGCCGATGACAGCACTGAACCCAGTGCAGACCATCGGCGATCAAGTCGCCGAAACCATTCTGATTCACGAGAAGACAACCAAAGCAGCGGCCCACAAACGCGCCACCGCCATGCTGGAACGGGTTGGGCTGAAGGTTGCGCCGACACGCTATCCTCACGAACTCTCGGGCGGGCAACGGCAGCGCGTTGTTATCGCCATGGCAATTGCCTTGCGCCCCAAACTGCTTATCGCGGATGAGCCAACGACAGCGCTTGATGTGACCACTCAGGCGCGCATCCTTGATCTGCTCCGCGATCTCGTGCGCGAATTTGATATGGGTCTGCTGATCATCACCCATGACCTCGCTGTCGTAGCTGACGTCGCTGACCAAATCGTTGTTGTGCAAAAGGGCCGTGTGGTCGAAGCTGGTCAGACACAACACTTACTCGCCCATATGCAGCACCCTTACACCAAGGCACTGTTCGAGGCGTCAGCACACACCGTTTCACTTCCAAAGGCGTCACAATCCGCGCCCATGCTCAGCGTGCAGAACGTTAACCGGGACTACGCCATGCCGCGCCAAACGCTCCTCGGGCCAAGGCCCTCTTTCCGCGCCCTGCATGACATCAATTTTCAAATCAATCAGGGCGAGCGTGTCGGGCTTGTCGGTGAAAGCGGTTGTGGAAAATCGACGCTCACACGCGCCATCTTGGGGCTGGAGGACGTGCAGGGCGGCGCAATCCGTCTTGATGGTGAACCCGTTTTCACCGGCAAACACCCCAACCTCGCCGTGCGCCGCAAGATGCAAGTGGTGTTCCAAGACCCCTACAGCAGCTTCAATCCCCGGCATCGCGTGGATCGGCTGATCACCGAGCCATTTCACCTGCTGGAACACCCGCCGACCGGGACCGCACGCGATAAAGCCATCGCCAAAGCGCTGACCGACGTTGGCCTTTCGCCCAACGATGCGGGCAAATACATCCATGAATTCTCTGGCGGCCAACGCCAGCGGATCGCCATCGCCCGCGCGCTGATGATCGAGCCCGAACTGATCATCTTCGACGAAGCCGTCTCGGCGCTTGATGTCTCTGTCCGCGCCCAAGTGCTCGACCTGATTGCCGACCTCTGTCGCAAGCGACCCTTGGCCTATCTTTTTATCAGCCATGATTTGTCTGTCGTGCGGACCGTGACGGATCGTGTGATGGTCATGCAGGCCGGAAGAATTGTGGAACAAGATAAGACAGAGGCTGTCT